One Brassica napus cultivar Da-Ae chromosome C2, Da-Ae, whole genome shotgun sequence DNA window includes the following coding sequences:
- the LOC106393412 gene encoding uncharacterized protein LOC106393412 isoform X2 — protein MGPYPILERIGAVAYRLNLSGELSDFHDVFHVSVLRKVVREPELILQQPPRNLGKGLRGLCQPVEILDRQVKADRGMMTMLIKVRWEGDGIQEDTWESEPQMRIDYPELFRDVIGEFGDVNSGSNSLLVGENCNDPPPLSPLSPPSPPSPPLPPSPPSPTSLKRKRERRREREREKEREKERESSPELVAGATVCRDHVQLATTDKRPRFGVHLSSWSSYIPLLFIAKVRPTSRSDYRTGAIGLLGFYHFYRFYLYRAFRPLDFYRLCYSYFRLSVYVVFYISDVIDVGLLGLLVSY, from the exons ATGGGACCATATCCTATTTTGGAGCGGATTGGAGCAGTTGCTTACCGACTAAATTTATCAGGAGAGTTATCAGATTTCCATGACGTGTTTCATGTTTCCGTTTTGAGGAAAGTAGTGAGAGAGCCAGAGCTCATTTTGCAGCAACCACCTAGAAACCTTGGCAAAGGGTTACGTGGGTTGTGCCAGCCAGTAGAGATATTGGATCGCCAAGTGAAAGCAGATCGTGGAATGATGACCATGTTAATCAAGGTTCGTTGGGAGGGAGACGGAATTCAGGAGGATACCTGGGAGTCCGAGCCCCAAATGAGGATTGATTATCCAGAGCTGTTTCGGGATGTCATTGGAGAGTTTGGTGATGTGAATTCGGGGTCGAATTCCTTgttagtgggggagaattgtaatgacCCACCTCCACTATCCCCActatctccaccatctccaccatccccaccactcccaccatctccaccatccccaacttctttaaagagaaagagagagagaaggagagagagagagagagagaaagagagagagaaagagagagaaagctcacctgagctcgtcgccggagcaaCCGTGTGCCGTGATCACGTTCAGCTTGCCACCACTGATAAACGCCCtagatttggagtccatttgagcagctggagttcatatataccacttctcttcattgctaag gtgagaccgacgagcaggagtgattatcggaccggtgctattgggcttttgggcttctatcatttttaccgcttttatctttatcgggcctttaggcctttggacttttatcgtttatgttattCCTATTTCAGACTTTCGGTTTATGTCGTATTTTATATTTCGGATGTTATCGATGTTGGGCTTTTAGGCCTTTTGGTATcgtattga
- the LOC106393412 gene encoding uncharacterized protein LOC106393412 isoform X1, with product MEESEQVLPLLTKAKDPTNASSASSSSSCETTEETPVSSNEEEEEEENSPIREVALTVPTTDDHSLPVLTFRMWVLGSISCILLSFLNQFFWYRREPLVISAISAQIAVVPLGRLMAAKITDRVFLQGSKWEFTLNPGPFNVKEHVLITIFANAGAGSVYAIHIITVVKAYYMKNMTFFVSFIVMVTTQVLGFGWAGIFRKYLVEPAAMWWPANLVQVSLFRALHEKEERTKGGLTRTQFFLRAFVCNFAYYVFPGYLFQMLTSLSWVCWFFPSSVMAQQIGSGLHGLGIGAIGLDWSTISSYLGSPLTSPWFATANVGVGFVLAIYVLIPICYWLDVYKAKTFPLFSSSLFTNEGSKYNITSIKKLFF from the exons aTGGAAGAATCAGAACAAGTTCTTCCTCTGC TAACAAAAGCCAAAGATCCGACAAACGCATCGTCGGCGTCATCGTCTTCATCATGCGAAACCACAGAGGAAACACCAGTCTCCAgcaacgaggaagaagaagaagaagagaactcTCCAATCCGAGAAGTAGCACTCACCGTTCCGACGACAGACGACCATTCGTTACCTGTCCTAACATTCCGCATGTGGGTCTTAGGAAGTATCTCTTGCATCCTCTTGTCGTTTCTCAATCAGTTCTTCTGGTACAGAAGAGAGCCTCTTGTAATATCCGCCATCTCCGCTCAAATCGCCGTCGTTCCCCTCGGGCGTCTCATGGCGGCTAAAATCACGGACAGAGTCTTCCTCCAGGGGTCAAAATGGGAATTCACGTTGAATCCAG GCCCGTTTAATGTGAAAGAGCATGTGTTGATCACTATTTTCGCTAACGCCGGAGCTGGATCTGTTTACGCAATTCACATCATTACTGTTGTGAAGGCGTATTATATGAAGAACATGACGTTCTTCGTCTCTTTCATTGTTATGGTTACCACCCAA GTGTTAGGGTTTGGTTGGGCCGGAATATTCAGGAAATATCTTGTTGAACCGGCGGCGATGTGGTGGCCGGCGAATCTTGTTCAAGTCTCTCTCTTTAG AGCATTGCACGAGAAAGAAGAACGGACTAAAGGAGGGCTGACACGTACACAGTTCTTCTTGAGAGCATTTGTTTGCAATTTCGCGTATTATGTGTTTCCGggatatttatttcaaatgttGACGTCATTGTCGTGGGTTTGCTGGTTCTTTCCATCATCAGTCATGGCCCAACAGATCGGGTCGGGTCTTCACGGGTTAGGTATTGGAGCCATAGGACTCGACTGGTCAACCATTTCCTCTTACTTGGGTAGTCCACTCACTAGTCCATG GTTTGCAACGGCTAATGTGGGTGTGGGATTTGTGTTGGCTATATACGTCTTGATACCTATATGCTATTGGCTCGATGTGTACAAAGCCAAGACCTTCCCTTTATTTTCTAGCTCTCTTTTCACAAACGAAGGTTCAAAGTACAATATCACatccattaaaaaattatttttttaa
- the LOC106393412 gene encoding uncharacterized protein LOC106393412 isoform X3: MWVLGSISCILLSFLNQFFWYRREPLVISAISAQIAVVPLGRLMAAKITDRVFLQGSKWEFTLNPGPFNVKEHVLITIFANAGAGSVYAIHIITVVKAYYMKNMTFFVSFIVMVTTQVLGFGWAGIFRKYLVEPAAMWWPANLVQVSLFRALHEKEERTKGGLTRTQFFLRAFVCNFAYYVFPGYLFQMLTSLSWVCWFFPSSVMAQQIGSGLHGLGIGAIGLDWSTISSYLGSPLTSPWFATANVGVGFVLAIYVLIPICYWLDVYKAKTFPLFSSSLFTNEGSKYNITSIKKLFF; the protein is encoded by the exons ATGTGGGTCTTAGGAAGTATCTCTTGCATCCTCTTGTCGTTTCTCAATCAGTTCTTCTGGTACAGAAGAGAGCCTCTTGTAATATCCGCCATCTCCGCTCAAATCGCCGTCGTTCCCCTCGGGCGTCTCATGGCGGCTAAAATCACGGACAGAGTCTTCCTCCAGGGGTCAAAATGGGAATTCACGTTGAATCCAG GCCCGTTTAATGTGAAAGAGCATGTGTTGATCACTATTTTCGCTAACGCCGGAGCTGGATCTGTTTACGCAATTCACATCATTACTGTTGTGAAGGCGTATTATATGAAGAACATGACGTTCTTCGTCTCTTTCATTGTTATGGTTACCACCCAA GTGTTAGGGTTTGGTTGGGCCGGAATATTCAGGAAATATCTTGTTGAACCGGCGGCGATGTGGTGGCCGGCGAATCTTGTTCAAGTCTCTCTCTTTAG AGCATTGCACGAGAAAGAAGAACGGACTAAAGGAGGGCTGACACGTACACAGTTCTTCTTGAGAGCATTTGTTTGCAATTTCGCGTATTATGTGTTTCCGggatatttatttcaaatgttGACGTCATTGTCGTGGGTTTGCTGGTTCTTTCCATCATCAGTCATGGCCCAACAGATCGGGTCGGGTCTTCACGGGTTAGGTATTGGAGCCATAGGACTCGACTGGTCAACCATTTCCTCTTACTTGGGTAGTCCACTCACTAGTCCATG GTTTGCAACGGCTAATGTGGGTGTGGGATTTGTGTTGGCTATATACGTCTTGATACCTATATGCTATTGGCTCGATGTGTACAAAGCCAAGACCTTCCCTTTATTTTCTAGCTCTCTTTTCACAAACGAAGGTTCAAAGTACAATATCACatccattaaaaaattatttttttaa